The Pocillopora verrucosa isolate sample1 chromosome 9, ASM3666991v2, whole genome shotgun sequence genome includes the window GGCTGCTGCAGTTTTCTCTAGAGAGCAACAGTTTTGAAATAGCCTTTAAGTCTTTAAAATTACCTTTATAAAGCATTAGCCATAATTCACTGGCATAGGGTATAATATagactggactattttttggaccattttttttggGACCATTTTATAGGGGGGGAAGCACACATTAGTTCTCAGGGAGGAGTGAGATGCAGTCTATCAGAACTAAGGGAGGAGTgggaggcagagtgttattactcaggggGGGTGTGAGACAGACTATTACTACACAGCaaggggtgggaggtggttgtaatagtaaatATTACCAGTAAATGGAGCTCTTACTcaatcatacaaattattttaatcggTTTTCAACTGactttttgtatgtcaaaattttagtGCTATGCCGCAgtgtttctttatgttttttctcatgcgaaagcgaaactgccatgtaaacatgtaattttttattgaaaatatcacgtttacgatcctccactgttgagttatACGTGGGCCTTTTGAGTCAACTTCTGCACCATCAGTTacttcacgtttccctttgtgtataCAGTATGTAGTTACTAAATtttttgtcattgatcttatCAAACGAGATCATGGAATTTCCGGTCCTTAACCCTTAACTTAGCAGCATATAGAATTCACAAGTGCTAttgcaattttaaagtttacacCTTTACTGTATAAAATCATCAGCAAACAatttcgaagaggaatccatGTTCTCGAATTGACCAAAAACACTGCTGTACTTGCAAAATGGGAAAGCGCTAATATCAATTTCATCTGTTTTGCAAACAAAGAAGTTAATCACCAACACCAGAAATCGCAACCAGGTATTCCTCGCAGCTCCcctagttttgttttccaatttgcccaGGCCACTGCCAATCACTTCTTGCATAAAAACCTATGAAACCTGCAAAGTGGAACTATGGTGGTTATTGTTGCTTGCTGATATTTTCCGTCAGCAAAACGTAGAAGTCCAGTGTTTACTTGGCAGTTTCGCTTTCATGTGacaaaaaagtgaagaaatgCCACGGCTTAGCactaaaattttgacatacaaaaagtCAGtggaaaaactgattaaaatagTTTATATGATTGAGTAAATgctccattaaccagtagtgtttactattacaaccacctcccacccctcccagcATAGTAATAGTCtgtctctcacccctccctgagtaataacaccCTACCTCCCACCCCTCTCTCAGTACTGACAGACctcatcccacccctccctcagcaCTAATGGTGTGCTTCCTCCATTTAAAACAgtccaaaaaaatggtccaaaaaatagtccagtcaatattttaccctatgccatAATTCATCTGTGaatgtttatttgttattaCTGATTTTAGAAATGGAAGGTCAAAGAGGATTCCAAACTAACCATCAAGATGGAAATAACGTGGTAACTGATGGTACAAGGAATACTGCAAAGGAAGACATCAATTTAAATCTTGCTGAGGTAAAATGATGATAAAGGAGTAGGTTGTATTTTAAACCATTTATAGTTGCTAACCATTTCCTGTGTacttaatttaaccctttaactcccaagatctgattgttaattctcccttctaactgctacacatttccttgtaaattagttatgagaacttggtgctagatcaagatatcagcttgtacctgataagttctaaatattctcattacctgtttgctaaataatgtatggatattatagggagaagtttcatgttaatcacttctgggagttaaagggttaagagaggtTGGTGTCATGATCAGgtaattgtacatgtatttacaagTTAATTGACTTTGAGTCGTTAGGTTAATAGTTTTCTACATTTTTAGGTTCGCAGTTTCTTGGCTCATAACAAGGGACAGTCTGGGAATCATTTAATTCTGTAAGTATGTGGGACTTCAGCAGAGTAGATTTCTATATATTTGGGGGATGAATATTTTCAGAATCCTTCTAATATCTCCCATGCACATTTGGTTTAGACACTAGACACAATATGCCCTACCAAGATCTGAAAAATATCTATTGTTGGCAGAGATCTACTGGCTTTATTTCAAAAAGGTGTAATTTGATTGGCTGTCTTCTTTCTATCTATTCAGTGATGAACAATGGTAAAGTGAGTTTACTAACTGTGTGTACAGGTGgagaatttgaaccttgcctgggtgGAGTGGGGTGGGGTATTTGAACATgaactgtcaagtctttccagcagaaTACATGTgctttatcttttaatatggaGGTGTTCAAAGCTAAAGAGTTCACATTTACAAGCagatggctcagaagaaaagagTTACAAGAAAGTCATGGTCACTGACCTTGCTTTGTACaaaaaattgaccatcaaaTCCAGCAGTTGGGTTGGGCATTTGAATGCAATTCTGGTCCATGGGGGCAGGAATTGAAATGAACCAATCTTCGAAAGTTTAAATGTGTTGGTGGTTGTCACATATTTTTCATACTATAGACGTAACACAAAAGGAAACCattgcaacaacaaaaaattgactTTAAAGAGATTGTTTCCTATTTTTAGTACTAGTGGCAATGATAGTAGTAGGCAAGTACAACCAGTAAACAGCAGTGTAAATGCAggtatttattttgtttctcgtGTATTGAATTCAGAACAATTGTGACATATTAACTGGAGGCAAATTCAGTTACCCAAATTCAATTGTGGTAGCTTGCTTCATAATCCTTGTGTGCAGTTACTGTTCAGCATAAAGCCCTAACTAAATgaaaagtgcttacaaaaaTCTTTTATGATTGAAGTAAACTAAATGCACCAAAGCCAGACACGAAAACCCCTAAAAACCAGCAGTTGGAAAAAACGGGGAACATGTACCCTCAACCAAGGTGCAGTGCCACCCTTGGGGTTTTAGGGTATCCTATGAATGGCATGTTATACACAGTGACTTAAGGTAGTATGCAAGTACAGCTCTAAATTTATACAAACATGAACAACTAAACACAGTGAAGGCTGACTGTAGAATGCCTCATCCTACCAACAACCTCTACTTACAAACCACAATCCCATAACTCTCCAAATTGTCCAAAGAGATTATGGGATTCTTGCAATCTATCTGGTTACAGAATTTTTTATTGTGCCAATTGAATACTTGAATATTGATATATGATGTTTTCTTCTAGCTTACCCATCACCAAAGCCATCCACTGGTGATGAACTATCTACTGAAGAAGATGAAACTTTAGAGGTACAAAATTGTGCAGAAAGTGTGATTGTAAGCCTTCTGACTGTTATCTTAATACTTAGTGGAGGGGAAACTATAGCGACGCTTGATCGCCGCTAGCTGGACCGTACGAATCTCACTGATCGACACAACAAATATCGCCCCAATTTCTTTCATGGAACGCCTCCTTTATTAAATGTCGTATTTGACCGTgaagctaaaaataattgattcacaAAATTAGGGACAAGAAATTAGCTATAGAAACACTCGAGgtaaattaaacttacattGTTGCCGGATCTGGCGAGAGTTGACACAAAAAGGACCTTTCCTTCCTTCGATAAAAACGACAGACAATTTCTTTCTATTAAACCACGAGTGCTTGCGAAATCGATCGAATTATTGAATTGCACAATAGATCCGTTCTGTTTGGAAATGCGATACCACTTACGGAACACGTGACGAGGCACCTAGTGTGACTTTTACAGATTATTAATTAAACGAttactaaatcaaaacaagggATAAACCCGTGCCTTAGGGGCACTTACAGAAACTTTGggtttgttttattgttgtgttAAACCTCTTATTCACAAAAAATAGGATGTAGGTAATTGACACTGAATTGCTGCCCTTCTCAAGATTCCTCCCCTTTTGACATTTTTGGTTCAAAACACTAATAACAGTCTAAAGTGTGCTTTGACATTTTTGGTTCAAAACACTAATAACAGTCTAAAGTGTGATTTTGACTATACATACCCAGGTGTCTCTTGCACCACAGAATGATCAGGTTTTCAAAAGAGGGCAGACAGAACATGCCATTCAAGGTTCCAGGTAAGCACCACTCGGATTTTACATACCCTGAGGGCCATAATCTGTCATTTATAACTAAGTCCTAGACACATACATGTAACACTGAATTTGTGAACTCCACTACTCATCAGTTGAGTGTGGGAAATTAAATAATATGTCTCTATTTCATCATGATCAGTCTAATTTGATTGAAAAGAAAGCCAAATCAGTTGCATACAAATTTTTGGGTCACATACAAAAATtactgaaagaaattaacagGGTCAATCAAGGAAGAGCCCAAAATTTAAGCAAGGCAGGTTTTTCCTTGAGCCATGACAGgaagtaaaatgataaaatggtGGTTTAACCACCAAACAAACCCAGACAATCCTGTTTTGTGCGCATTTGCTTTCATATACATGACTACCTTGTAGCTTGTAAATAAGCTTTTAAATTATGGCTAGTTTTCAGGCTAGGGACACCCACTTTCATAGAAGACATGTAAGATTGATAATCTGgtcaaaccaaacaaacaaaccatcaCCTGAAGAAGAATTTGACCTGTATTATAAATTAAGAAATGTACAGTCAGAGTGTTAGCCAAACAAGGCCAAGCCATAATGGTTGAAAACCTGAAGTCATTTCATTGACATGATTTAAAGACAGACTTTTTATTTCAGGCTTAGACGATGTAAGggttttacaatattttttaaaattttcaggacAAAACCTCCAGAAGAAGTAGCAGAAGAAGGCCCTTCCCAGAGTTCAGGTGAGGCATAACATCAAAGAACTGGTCATAAATCAGTCTgtgagaaaaattattatttcccCATAACAGAGGGACTTGTTGCTTCATGATTGCCCTTATTCACTTTCATCTTTTGTTATCTTCTCTCTCAACCCTTCATATGCTTTTCACACAGCCTTcttaaaattttacttcaaGTTGCTCATTACTGATATTGATAAATGACTTGTTCAAACATTATAATGTAAAACACTGTATTAAAGTTCATATCACTACTGCTATTACTTCCTTGATTCCTCGGCAGAGGTGCCCAATAAAATGGTGATGTCTTCTTCAGCCAAACCCTCCACCAGTGAGGAAGAATCTGAGAAAGGGAAAAGTTTGCAAAATCAAAGGCCTCCTtatgaaatatgattttaattttgctaTCTGCTCTGATCAGAACATGGATTTTTACTTATGAGGgatgattggttttttttccctcagatTCCCTCATTGCAGTGTGTGACTTGTCACAACATGGTCAGTATGGTGATCCACAGTTTTCTCAAACAACCCACCTTTCTCCCAGACTGCTTGCGTATGTTCATGATACAATGGGGCCCATTTTGCCAAAGTTGCGGAGAACCATTTCCAGCCCTACTTATAAAGGACATACTGTCCCAAAATGTTGAAAGAAAGGGCTGTGAAAGGCTAGATGGAATCGAAGACAGAGTTGGAGACAGAGATGGGAGAGATGAAGGAGGAGGCCAAGATAGATCTGATGTTGAAAAACAACAGGTAACCTTGATATGTTGCTAGCAGAACAGCACAGCTTACATTTCTCTGTCAATATCCCCTATATCATCAGTAATGTTATCTTAAGAAATTCATGTATTATAATAGTTGAATTGCTACTTGCATGTAGTATTAGCAACATAATTACCATTACCTGATTATAACTGTAATTTCTTATGATTATAAACTGTAATTACTGGTTATTGTAACCTCACCCTCAACAGTTGTCTTTCTGTTTGTCTATCTAGCACAACAATATTAGGCTTGCAattcaaggagaatttggtaagtTGATGTCACTGTTACAAACCTTTTGTTACAAAACGTCTTTTGTCTGGAAACATGTTGCGAGGTAGTCTACTGGCCCCCACCTCTTCCCACATATCTGATGTTACGATGCTGGAAAAATCTCTAAGAGCTTGGTGGCAACTCATGCAAATACTACTTTCTTCTGACTatgcttttctttccttcttcttctttcttacAGCTAAGTATCCAGATGACCTCCCTGATGGAGCTTTGTGCTAGTTGTTAGGGTTTCAAGACTTTGCACtacttaaatataaaaattaaataaataatgatcTATACTAGAAAATGTTACAtactgcaaaatgaaattaaaaaataaatatgggTATATAGTAGTATTTAAAGTTGTTCTAAAAAGTAAATCAGTAAATTGTTCCACCCAATAAAGAAATTAAGATGGTGGCTGAAGttgtaattttctttctgtctttctaAAAGAGCGTTTATCAGTctctttttgaaactttttgcgGAAATTTTTACCCCAGATTTTTAATTcaacaaacaaatagaagatGCTAAGAGTGATAAAACAATCTACATGTACTCATCTCTTACACCTTCAAATGGTAACTGATatttgtttaatgttttttttgccaTGCTGGGAagcttgaaattactttgcTATTGCTACCATGATATTGTTATTTTAACAGTAGTGTGTCCACAA containing:
- the LOC131799991 gene encoding uncharacterized protein: MEGQRGFQTNHQDGNNVVTDGTRNTAKEDINLNLAEVRSFLAHNKGQSGNHLILTSGNDSSRQVQPVNSSVNAAYPSPKPSTGDELSTEEDETLEVSLAPQNDQVFKRGQTEHAIQGSRTKPPEEVAEEGPSQSSEVPNKMVMSSSAKPSTSEEESEKGKSLQNQRFPHCSV